One window of the Aquila chrysaetos chrysaetos chromosome 8, bAquChr1.4, whole genome shotgun sequence genome contains the following:
- the NDUFAF5 gene encoding arginine-hydroxylase NDUFAF5, mitochondrial isoform X2: protein MRTGSWRPSRAAPGPQRPRMRRGRAPEAMAAAARALRGSGRPALRAGCGCGWGGRRRLWAPPGGSAGAAAAAASPPAGSSSGSGALSPFDRWLKRKQKNWAAVQAEPAKCDYLREEVGGRIADRVFDITRTFPLALDLGSGRGYIARHLTKKKTVQSEIPTVSVVADEECLPFKEDTFDLVVSSLSLHWVNDLPRAFREIHQVLKPDGVFIGAMFGGDTLYELRCSLQLAELEREGGFSPHVSPFTAVSDLGHLLSRAGFNTLTVDTDEIQVNYPGLFEVMEDLQGMGESNCAWNRKPLLHRETMLAAAAIYQEMYGNSDGSVPATFQIYYMIGWKFHESQARPAQRGSATVSFGDLAKIDGLLSRGKK from the exons ATGCGCACAGGGAGTTGGAGGCCGAGCCGGGCGGCTCCAGGGCCACAGAGGCCGCGCATGCGCCGGGGGCGCGCGCCCGAGGCCATGGCCGCCGCGGCGCGGGCCCTAAGGGGATCGGGCCGCCCGGCCTTGCGGGCGGGCTGCGGCTGCGGCTGGGGCGGCCGTCGCCGGCTCTGGGCGCCGCCGGGAGGATCcgcgggcgccgccgccgctgctgcttctcctcccgCCGGCTCTTCCTCGGGTTCGGGCGCGCTGAGCCCCTTCGACCGGTGGCTGAAGCGGAAGCAGAAGAACTGGGCGGCGGTGCAGGCCGAGCCCGCCAAGTGCGACTACCTGCgggaggag GTCGGCGGCAGGATAGCGGACAGGGTGTTCGACATCACCAG AACGTTTCCTCTTGCTTTGGATCTTGGCTCTGGAAGAGGTTACATAGCTCGACATTTAACCAAG AAAAAGACTGTACAATCTGAAATCCCTACAGTCAGTGTTGTAGCTGATGAGGAATGCCTTCCTTTCAAAGAAGATACATTTGATCTTGTTGTTAGCAGCTTAAG tttaCATTGGGTGAATGACCTTCCTAGAGCTTTTAGAGAG aTTCACCAAGTTCTGAAGCCAGATGGAGTATTCATTGGTGCAATGTTTGGGGGAGACACTCTGTATGAGCTTCGCTGCTCTTTGCAGCTAGCAGAAttggagagagaagggggatTTTCTCCTCATGTATCACCGTTCACTGCTGTCTCTGATTTGGGACACCTGCTGTCGAGAGCTGGCTTTAACACCCTGACCGTG GATACTGATGAAATTCAGGTCAACTACCCAGGGCTGTTTGAGGTTATGGAAGACTTGCAAG GTATGGGGGAGAGTAATTGCGCTTGGAATAGAAAACCTCTGCTACACAGGGAGACAATGTTGGCAGCTGCTGCAATATACCAAG AAATGTACGGAAATAGCGATGGCTCGGTACCTGCCACATTTCAGATCTACTACATGATTGGCTGGAAATTCCATGAGTCGCAG gcaAGACCAGCCCAGAGAGGTTCTGCAACAGTTTCCTTTGGAGATCTGGCAAAAATAGATGGACTtctttcaagaggaaaaaaatag
- the NDUFAF5 gene encoding arginine-hydroxylase NDUFAF5, mitochondrial isoform X1, with the protein MRTGSWRPSRAAPGPQRPRMRRGRAPEAMAAAARALRGSGRPALRAGCGCGWGGRRRLWAPPGGSAGAAAAAASPPAGSSSGSGALSPFDRWLKRKQKNWAAVQAEPAKCDYLREEVGGRIADRVFDITRTFPLALDLGSGRGYIARHLTKETVEKLIQVDIAENALKKTVQSEIPTVSVVADEECLPFKEDTFDLVVSSLSLHWVNDLPRAFREIHQVLKPDGVFIGAMFGGDTLYELRCSLQLAELEREGGFSPHVSPFTAVSDLGHLLSRAGFNTLTVDTDEIQVNYPGLFEVMEDLQGMGESNCAWNRKPLLHRETMLAAAAIYQEMYGNSDGSVPATFQIYYMIGWKFHESQARPAQRGSATVSFGDLAKIDGLLSRGKK; encoded by the exons ATGCGCACAGGGAGTTGGAGGCCGAGCCGGGCGGCTCCAGGGCCACAGAGGCCGCGCATGCGCCGGGGGCGCGCGCCCGAGGCCATGGCCGCCGCGGCGCGGGCCCTAAGGGGATCGGGCCGCCCGGCCTTGCGGGCGGGCTGCGGCTGCGGCTGGGGCGGCCGTCGCCGGCTCTGGGCGCCGCCGGGAGGATCcgcgggcgccgccgccgctgctgcttctcctcccgCCGGCTCTTCCTCGGGTTCGGGCGCGCTGAGCCCCTTCGACCGGTGGCTGAAGCGGAAGCAGAAGAACTGGGCGGCGGTGCAGGCCGAGCCCGCCAAGTGCGACTACCTGCgggaggag GTCGGCGGCAGGATAGCGGACAGGGTGTTCGACATCACCAG AACGTTTCCTCTTGCTTTGGATCTTGGCTCTGGAAGAGGTTACATAGCTCGACATTTAACCAAG gaaacagTTGAAAAACTTATTCAAGTTGATATTGCAGAGAATGCTTTA AAAAAGACTGTACAATCTGAAATCCCTACAGTCAGTGTTGTAGCTGATGAGGAATGCCTTCCTTTCAAAGAAGATACATTTGATCTTGTTGTTAGCAGCTTAAG tttaCATTGGGTGAATGACCTTCCTAGAGCTTTTAGAGAG aTTCACCAAGTTCTGAAGCCAGATGGAGTATTCATTGGTGCAATGTTTGGGGGAGACACTCTGTATGAGCTTCGCTGCTCTTTGCAGCTAGCAGAAttggagagagaagggggatTTTCTCCTCATGTATCACCGTTCACTGCTGTCTCTGATTTGGGACACCTGCTGTCGAGAGCTGGCTTTAACACCCTGACCGTG GATACTGATGAAATTCAGGTCAACTACCCAGGGCTGTTTGAGGTTATGGAAGACTTGCAAG GTATGGGGGAGAGTAATTGCGCTTGGAATAGAAAACCTCTGCTACACAGGGAGACAATGTTGGCAGCTGCTGCAATATACCAAG AAATGTACGGAAATAGCGATGGCTCGGTACCTGCCACATTTCAGATCTACTACATGATTGGCTGGAAATTCCATGAGTCGCAG gcaAGACCAGCCCAGAGAGGTTCTGCAACAGTTTCCTTTGGAGATCTGGCAAAAATAGATGGACTtctttcaagaggaaaaaaatag
- the NDUFAF5 gene encoding arginine-hydroxylase NDUFAF5, mitochondrial isoform X3 — MFGGDTLYELRCSLQLAELEREGGFSPHVSPFTAVSDLGHLLSRAGFNTLTVDTDEIQVNYPGLFEVMEDLQGMGESNCAWNRKPLLHRETMLAAAAIYQEMYGNSDGSVPATFQIYYMIGWKFHESQARPAQRGSATVSFGDLAKIDGLLSRGKK, encoded by the exons ATGTTTGGGGGAGACACTCTGTATGAGCTTCGCTGCTCTTTGCAGCTAGCAGAAttggagagagaagggggatTTTCTCCTCATGTATCACCGTTCACTGCTGTCTCTGATTTGGGACACCTGCTGTCGAGAGCTGGCTTTAACACCCTGACCGTG GATACTGATGAAATTCAGGTCAACTACCCAGGGCTGTTTGAGGTTATGGAAGACTTGCAAG GTATGGGGGAGAGTAATTGCGCTTGGAATAGAAAACCTCTGCTACACAGGGAGACAATGTTGGCAGCTGCTGCAATATACCAAG AAATGTACGGAAATAGCGATGGCTCGGTACCTGCCACATTTCAGATCTACTACATGATTGGCTGGAAATTCCATGAGTCGCAG gcaAGACCAGCCCAGAGAGGTTCTGCAACAGTTTCCTTTGGAGATCTGGCAAAAATAGATGGACTtctttcaagaggaaaaaaatag